A DNA window from Thermosynechococcaceae cyanobacterium Okahandja contains the following coding sequences:
- a CDS encoding glycosyltransferase family 1 protein yields MRIALFTETFLPKVDGIVTRLCQTVRHLQRHGHQVLVIAPAGGLDEYEGAQVYGISGFPLPLYPELKLALPRPAIGKVLERFQPDLIHVVNPAVLGLAGLYYAKTLQLPLVASYHTHLPQYLKYYGLGFLEGLLWALLRAGHNRAQLNLCTSSAMVAELRAHGIRHLDLWQRGVDVELFRPQHRSRQMREFLSQGHVDDPLLLYVGRLSAEKEIEHIKPILERIPRARLALVGNGPHRETLEKHFAHTPVHFVGYLKGERLAAAFASADVFVFPSRTETLGLVLLEAMAAGCPVVAANSGGIPDIVTDGENGFLFDPADPEGAVVACQRLFNSATARETLRQNARREAERWSWAAATQQLERYYESVLPTAQPDVVLTR; encoded by the coding sequence ATGCGGATTGCGCTATTTACCGAAACATTCCTGCCCAAGGTCGATGGCATTGTGACTCGGCTGTGTCAAACGGTGCGTCATCTTCAGCGGCATGGTCATCAGGTCTTGGTAATTGCCCCCGCAGGTGGTCTTGACGAATACGAAGGTGCCCAAGTTTACGGCATCTCCGGCTTTCCGCTTCCATTGTACCCAGAACTCAAGTTGGCATTGCCCCGCCCGGCCATTGGAAAGGTGCTGGAACGCTTTCAACCCGATCTTATCCATGTGGTGAATCCGGCGGTGCTGGGGTTAGCGGGGCTGTACTACGCCAAAACCTTACAACTACCCCTTGTGGCCTCCTACCACACCCATTTGCCCCAGTACCTAAAGTACTATGGCCTGGGGTTTTTAGAGGGGCTGTTGTGGGCACTGCTGCGAGCTGGCCATAATCGCGCCCAACTTAATCTGTGTACCTCCTCGGCAATGGTGGCCGAACTGCGGGCGCACGGCATCCGTCATCTAGATCTGTGGCAGCGGGGGGTGGATGTTGAACTCTTTCGGCCTCAACACCGCAGCCGCCAAATGCGCGAGTTCCTCAGCCAAGGCCATGTCGATGATCCGCTCCTCCTCTATGTCGGGCGGCTCTCCGCCGAAAAGGAAATTGAGCACATCAAGCCAATCCTCGAGCGCATTCCCCGTGCCCGCCTCGCCCTTGTGGGGAATGGCCCCCACCGCGAAACGCTTGAAAAACACTTTGCCCATACCCCTGTCCACTTTGTCGGCTATCTCAAGGGAGAGCGCTTGGCTGCCGCCTTTGCCTCGGCGGACGTGTTTGTGTTCCCCTCCCGTACCGAAACCTTGGGTCTGGTGCTGCTAGAAGCCATGGCCGCCGGTTGTCCGGTGGTGGCCGCCAACAGCGGTGGCATTCCCGATATTGTGACCGATGGCGAGAACGGCTTTTTGTTTGATCCGGCAGACCCTGAAGGAGCGGTTGTAGCCTGTCAACGCCTATTTAATTCCGCCACCGCCCGCGAAACCCTGCGCCAGAATGCCCGCCGGGAAGCGGAACGCTGGAGTTGGGCTGCCGCCACCCAGCAATTAGAACGGTACTATGAGTCTGTACTGCCCACCGCGCAACCGGATGTGGTCCTGACCCGTTGA
- a CDS encoding PAP/fibrillin family protein yields the protein MSKAELLGAIAGLNRGILATPRDRRLVAALATDLEALNPTPDPLAATDKLAGDWRLLYTSSQALLALDRSPVVKLGHIYQCIRPQQQRIYNIAEIYGLPLLEGIISVLARFEPLTQQRLQVYFERSIVGFRQWLNYYSPSQFIPQLQSQRPLVALDVPLNSNDQQGWLDITYLDDDLRIARGNEGSLFILSRV from the coding sequence ATGAGTAAAGCAGAATTGTTGGGGGCGATCGCCGGTCTCAATCGCGGTATTTTAGCCACCCCCCGCGATCGCCGGTTAGTGGCGGCCCTGGCTACCGACCTTGAAGCCCTCAACCCCACCCCTGATCCTTTGGCGGCAACCGATAAGCTGGCGGGGGACTGGCGGCTCCTCTACACCAGCAGCCAAGCGCTGTTGGCATTGGATCGCTCCCCCGTTGTCAAGCTGGGGCATATTTACCAGTGCATTCGCCCGCAGCAGCAGCGCATCTATAATATTGCTGAAATCTATGGTTTGCCCCTGCTCGAAGGCATCATTAGTGTTTTAGCGCGGTTTGAACCCCTGACCCAGCAGCGGCTACAGGTGTATTTTGAGCGCTCGATTGTGGGCTTTCGCCAGTGGCTGAACTACTACTCCCCGTCCCAGTTTATTCCCCAACTCCAGAGTCAGCGACCCTTGGTGGCGCTGGATGTGCCCCTAAACAGTAATGATCAGCAGGGCTGGCTGGATATTACTTACCTCGATGACGACTTACGGATTGCCCGTGGTAACGAGGGGAGCTTATTTATTCTCAGCCGCGTGTAA
- the dxs gene encoding 1-deoxy-D-xylulose-5-phosphate synthase, whose translation MHLSELTHPNQLHGLSIAQLSQIAAQIRDKHLETVAATGGHLGPGLGVVELTIALYQTLDLDRDRVVWDVGHQAYPHKMLTGRYNNFHTLRQKDGIAGYLNLRESPFDHFGAGHASTSISAALGMAIARDLKGEDFKVVAIIGDGALTGGMALEAINHAGHLPDTNLMVVLNDNEMSISPNVGAIPRYLNKIRLSPQVQFIADNLEEQFKHIPFLGENLTPEMQRLKEGMKRLAVPKVGAVFEELGFTYVGPVDGHNLEELIATFRHAHTIAGPVLVHVVTVKGKGYAIAEKDQVGYHAQNPFDLVTGKAKPSSKPKPPSYSKVFGETLTKLAENDPRIIGITAAMATGTGLDILQKRLPKQYIDVGIAEQHAVTMAAGLATQGMRPVATIYSTFLQRAYDQIVHDVCIQNLPVFFCMDRAGIVGADGPTHQGMYDIAYLRCLPNMVLMAPKDEAELQQMLVTGINYTAGPIALRYPRGNGYGVALMEEGWEPLPIGKGELLRQGDDILLVAYGSMVYPAMQVAEILKEHGMSAAVINARFAKPLDTELILPLARQLGRVVTLEEGCLMGGFGSAVLEALQEAGVLVPVLRLGVPDVLVEHATPDQSKATLGLTPPQMAETIMAKFAVPQPTAAVG comes from the coding sequence ATGCATTTGAGTGAGCTTACCCATCCGAACCAGTTGCACGGGCTATCCATTGCCCAACTGAGTCAAATTGCTGCTCAGATTCGCGATAAGCATCTGGAAACGGTGGCGGCAACGGGGGGACATCTTGGGCCGGGCTTAGGGGTGGTGGAACTCACCATTGCCCTGTACCAAACCCTAGATCTGGATCGCGATCGCGTGGTGTGGGATGTGGGGCACCAGGCTTACCCCCACAAAATGCTCACGGGTCGCTACAACAATTTCCATACCCTGCGGCAAAAGGATGGCATTGCCGGTTACCTCAATTTGCGGGAAAGTCCCTTTGACCACTTTGGTGCGGGTCATGCCTCCACCAGTATCTCGGCAGCCTTAGGGATGGCGATCGCCCGCGACCTGAAGGGAGAAGACTTTAAGGTCGTGGCCATCATTGGCGATGGTGCCCTCACTGGCGGGATGGCCCTCGAAGCCATTAACCATGCTGGGCACTTACCCGACACCAACCTGATGGTTGTCCTCAACGACAACGAAATGTCCATTTCCCCCAACGTGGGGGCGATTCCCCGCTACTTAAACAAAATTCGTCTGTCGCCGCAGGTTCAATTTATTGCCGATAACCTCGAAGAGCAGTTTAAGCACATCCCCTTCCTCGGCGAAAACCTAACCCCAGAAATGCAGCGCCTGAAAGAGGGCATGAAACGCCTCGCCGTGCCCAAAGTGGGTGCCGTCTTTGAAGAACTGGGCTTTACCTACGTCGGGCCGGTGGATGGCCATAACCTCGAAGAACTGATTGCCACGTTCCGCCACGCCCACACCATTGCCGGTCCGGTCTTGGTGCATGTGGTCACCGTCAAAGGGAAAGGCTATGCCATTGCCGAGAAAGATCAGGTGGGCTACCACGCCCAAAACCCCTTTGATTTGGTGACGGGCAAAGCCAAGCCCTCGAGCAAACCCAAGCCGCCAAGCTACTCGAAAGTGTTTGGCGAAACTCTGACCAAACTGGCGGAAAATGACCCGCGCATCATTGGCATTACCGCCGCCATGGCCACGGGGACGGGTCTCGATATTTTGCAAAAGCGGCTGCCCAAACAATACATTGACGTGGGCATTGCCGAGCAGCACGCCGTCACGATGGCCGCTGGCTTAGCCACCCAGGGGATGCGCCCGGTGGCCACCATTTACTCCACGTTCCTGCAACGGGCCTACGACCAAATTGTCCACGATGTCTGTATTCAAAACCTGCCGGTCTTTTTCTGCATGGATCGGGCGGGTATTGTGGGGGCAGATGGTCCAACCCACCAAGGGATGTACGATATTGCCTACCTGCGCTGCCTGCCCAACATGGTGCTGATGGCACCCAAGGACGAAGCCGAACTCCAGCAAATGTTGGTGACAGGGATTAATTACACGGCTGGCCCGATCGCCCTGCGCTACCCCCGCGGCAACGGCTACGGTGTGGCGCTGATGGAGGAAGGCTGGGAGCCGCTCCCCATTGGCAAAGGGGAACTGCTGCGCCAAGGGGATGACATTCTTTTGGTGGCCTATGGTTCGATGGTTTATCCGGCAATGCAGGTGGCGGAAATCCTCAAGGAACACGGCATGAGCGCCGCTGTGATCAACGCCCGCTTTGCCAAACCCCTAGACACCGAGTTAATTTTACCGTTGGCGCGGCAACTGGGACGGGTGGTCACCCTTGAAGAGGGGTGCCTAATGGGGGGCTTTGGCAGTGCCGTGCTCGAAGCATTGCAGGAGGCGGGGGTGCTGGTGCCGGTATTGCGCTTGGGCGTACCGGATGTGCTGGTGGAGCACGCCACCCCCGATCAATCGAAAGCGACCTTGGGCTTAACGCCGCCGCAGATGGCAGAAACCATTATGGCCAAGTTCGCCGTGCCACAACCCACGGCAGCCGTTGGCTAA
- a CDS encoding MFS transporter: MTSSMASSRPPLSLATKLAFGAGDLGAAITANLQVFFLMVFLTNVAGLSAGLAGSVLMIGKIWDAINDPIIGFLSDRTRSAKWGRRHVWMIYSAIPFGLVFFLNWLVPSDNQWLLFGYYILMGVLFNTLYTAVNLPYTALTPELTEDYNERTSLNSFRFAFSIGGSIGSLILAQIIFQLVENQQTQYLLLGGIAAVLSVLPIYWCVWGTRQRVQQFNQTVQTTGTLPLKAQLRLVFSNRPFLFVMGIYLCSWLAVQITASLIPFFVGDWLKLSPADYTQVALAVQATAMVMLFVWSAVSRRVGKKAVYYMGMTLWIIAQAGLFLLQPGQYLLLYTFAIVAGFGVSTAYLVPWSMIPDVIDLDELNSGQRREGVFYAFMVLLQKIGLALGLFLVGQALEWAGYISSVAGQPPPVQPESALLAIRVAIGPLPTLCLMVGLVLAYLYPITESVHQEILLKLHAQRQKDTGT; encoded by the coding sequence ATGACATCATCGATGGCCTCATCACGCCCGCCCCTCTCCTTGGCGACAAAGCTGGCCTTTGGGGCGGGGGATCTGGGAGCCGCCATTACCGCCAACCTGCAAGTATTTTTTTTAATGGTCTTTCTCACCAATGTGGCGGGCTTGAGCGCGGGCTTGGCGGGCAGTGTCCTGATGATTGGTAAAATTTGGGATGCCATTAATGACCCGATTATTGGTTTTTTGAGCGATCGCACCCGCTCAGCAAAATGGGGACGGCGGCACGTCTGGATGATCTATAGCGCCATTCCCTTTGGTCTCGTTTTTTTCCTGAACTGGCTGGTGCCCTCTGACAATCAATGGCTGCTCTTTGGCTACTACATCCTGATGGGGGTTCTCTTTAACACCCTCTATACAGCGGTGAACCTGCCCTATACTGCCCTAACCCCTGAACTCACGGAAGATTACAACGAACGCACCAGTCTCAATAGTTTTCGCTTTGCCTTTTCCATTGGCGGCAGCATTGGCTCCCTCATTTTGGCGCAAATTATCTTCCAACTGGTCGAAAATCAACAAACCCAGTACCTGCTGTTGGGCGGTATTGCGGCAGTTCTGTCGGTGTTGCCCATCTACTGGTGTGTGTGGGGCACCCGCCAGCGGGTACAGCAGTTTAACCAGACCGTCCAGACCACGGGAACCTTGCCCCTGAAGGCACAATTGCGGCTTGTGTTTAGTAACCGTCCCTTTTTGTTCGTCATGGGCATTTACCTATGCTCTTGGCTGGCGGTGCAGATTACCGCGTCTCTGATTCCCTTCTTTGTGGGCGATTGGCTGAAGCTCAGTCCGGCGGACTATACCCAAGTGGCTCTTGCGGTACAGGCAACGGCCATGGTGATGCTGTTTGTCTGGAGCGCCGTGAGCCGACGGGTGGGCAAAAAAGCAGTCTATTACATGGGCATGACCCTGTGGATTATTGCCCAAGCGGGACTGTTTCTCCTACAGCCGGGGCAGTACCTGCTGCTTTACACCTTTGCTATTGTGGCCGGGTTCGGGGTTTCGACCGCCTACCTCGTGCCGTGGTCAATGATCCCGGATGTGATTGATTTGGATGAACTCAACAGTGGCCAGCGCCGCGAAGGGGTGTTCTATGCCTTTATGGTACTGCTGCAAAAAATTGGTCTAGCCTTAGGGCTGTTTCTGGTAGGGCAGGCCCTAGAGTGGGCTGGCTATATCTCTTCGGTGGCGGGGCAGCCCCCCCCGGTGCAGCCGGAGTCGGCCTTGCTGGCCATTCGCGTTGCCATTGGGCCACTGCCAACCCTGTGCCTGATGGTGGGGTTAGTGCTGGCCTACCTTTACCCGATTACCGAGTCGGTGCACCAAGAAATTCTCTTAAAGTTACACGCACAGCGCCAAAAGGATACCGGAACGTGA
- a CDS encoding SRPBCC family protein: protein MEISSQVHLPYPREQVYRTYRDRLPELVAWMPNVRAIDLKERSEQPHTLDMVLIWHGGGEIPAAARALLSEAMLSWTDYSHWDDRDYSTHWRIAPHAFTEAVDCQGKNHFIATPEGTIITSRGHLRIDPQHIHGVPRFLAGMIAHAVEDYLGQQIEPNFQQLATSVAAFLAAANPPP, encoded by the coding sequence ATGGAAATTTCTAGCCAAGTACACCTCCCCTACCCCCGCGAGCAAGTGTATCGCACCTATCGCGATCGCCTACCGGAATTAGTCGCTTGGATGCCCAATGTGCGCGCCATTGACCTGAAGGAACGCTCTGAGCAACCCCACACGTTAGATATGGTGCTCATTTGGCATGGGGGTGGCGAGATCCCTGCCGCGGCCCGTGCCCTCCTCAGCGAGGCCATGCTCTCCTGGACCGACTACAGTCACTGGGATGACCGGGACTACTCCACCCACTGGCGCATTGCCCCCCACGCCTTTACGGAGGCCGTTGACTGTCAGGGGAAAAACCACTTTATTGCCACCCCCGAGGGTACCATCATTACCAGCCGTGGCCATTTACGAATTGACCCCCAGCACATCCATGGGGTGCCCAGGTTCTTGGCCGGGATGATTGCCCACGCCGTGGAAGACTACCTCGGGCAGCAGATTGAACCTAACTTTCAACAGTTGGCCACCAGTGTGGCGGCGTTTTTGGCCGCGGCAAACCCACCCCCCTAA
- a CDS encoding Ycf34 family protein, with the protein MNCALVDRCTTYHEVEAQHQQPHLTMTPDFVPIEPTINVNIRTQGDEIQLEWDVVGCASFMEEQGRWSRLRPGELIPT; encoded by the coding sequence GTGAATTGTGCCCTTGTGGATCGGTGTACCACCTACCATGAGGTGGAAGCGCAGCACCAACAGCCCCATCTCACCATGACCCCAGATTTTGTGCCGATTGAGCCGACGATTAACGTCAATATCCGCACCCAGGGGGATGAAATTCAACTGGAATGGGATGTCGTTGGCTGTGCTAGCTTCATGGAAGAACAAGGTCGGTGGTCGCGTTTACGCCCGGGTGAACTCATTCCCACGTAG
- a CDS encoding carotenoid biosynthesis protein — MKPINRLYLAEQVCLMSHIVAMAFGLAGLLLVVPHPEFILALPPWGQQLFHLSMGSGGVVYIVLGALAIALHAYRNFGLGKLLGFLLPAVGISLTSELLGTSTGFPFGHYSYLSGLGYKVAGLVPLTIPLSWFYMGLVTFLLAYSGFVSRPLRQGKALGVGAAVLTVLLGAVFLTAWDFVLDPAMSQTAVPFWQFQEVGEFFGMPYRNILGWTGTGALFMALGMVAWWPKPMVVNRAQLITPLVVYLVNFAFGAIITLTSLDARFWIPTSLGVVLGVVPVVALWWLAEATSLKEVQGVNVNT, encoded by the coding sequence ATGAAACCGATCAACCGCCTTTACCTTGCTGAGCAAGTCTGCCTCATGAGTCATATCGTGGCCATGGCCTTTGGCTTGGCGGGCTTGCTGCTGGTGGTGCCCCATCCCGAGTTTATTCTGGCGCTGCCACCGTGGGGGCAACAGTTATTTCACCTCAGTATGGGGAGCGGTGGCGTGGTTTACATTGTGCTGGGGGCGTTGGCGATCGCCCTCCATGCCTACCGTAACTTTGGCCTTGGCAAGCTGCTGGGGTTTTTGCTACCGGCGGTGGGCATCTCCTTAACCAGTGAACTGCTGGGCACCAGTACCGGCTTTCCCTTTGGCCACTACAGCTACCTCAGCGGTTTGGGCTACAAGGTGGCGGGGCTAGTCCCCCTTACCATTCCCCTGTCGTGGTTTTACATGGGCTTGGTCACGTTCCTGCTGGCCTACAGTGGGTTTGTGAGCCGACCCTTGCGGCAGGGCAAAGCCCTTGGGGTTGGTGCGGCAGTGCTGACGGTGCTGCTGGGGGCAGTCTTTCTGACGGCTTGGGATTTTGTCTTGGATCCGGCCATGAGTCAAACAGCGGTTCCCTTCTGGCAGTTTCAGGAGGTGGGCGAATTTTTTGGGATGCCCTACCGCAATATTTTGGGCTGGACGGGCACCGGTGCCCTCTTTATGGCGCTGGGGATGGTGGCCTGGTGGCCGAAGCCCATGGTGGTGAACCGCGCCCAACTCATTACGCCCCTTGTGGTGTATCTGGTGAACTTTGCCTTTGGCGCAATTATTACCCTGACCTCGCTGGATGCGCGCTTTTGGATTCCCACCAGTTTGGGGGTGGTCTTGGGGGTAGTGCCCGTGGTGGCCCTCTGGTGGCTGGCGGAGGCCACCTCCCTAAAGGAAGTTCAGGGGGTCAACGTCAATACTTAG
- a CDS encoding NAD-binding protein — protein sequence MGRGRLRQQLDFFIHSPRVEWGLVILILLSAVLVVVDILWVGQGQPHVGLMLAELPLRMCFFIELFVRFAIARKKRRFFRHYWLDLVAILPMPPQFTLFRLLPLFRLPRAAILINRNLHYLSPRFSRVYSAQISALLMIVLIMLFGGLAFYIIEGTSNPDIKNLGDALWYSFFSLVSAEPIGAYPQTHAGRVITLVVVLAGLTLFAVFTGLVSALMVKRLQSVMNIKNFDLDELRNHIILCGWNRSAPLVLQELQADPQTRHAPIVIVVELEQLPLNELRSVDQNRLYFHQGDYTRIDVLEKVQIYHASRAILLADASQPRSDQDRDARTVLATLTIEKLNPSIYTCAQLLDRNNNVQLQAAGVEDVVVADEMAGHLIGNAVRNQGAMDVFAELITVQVGNQFYRLPLPSAFAAQSFWQVQSHLKKEYDALLVAVERRLDGRRQTYVNPPADYPLQLGDYVVLIARQCPQWS from the coding sequence ATGGGACGCGGTCGCCTGCGCCAGCAACTAGATTTTTTTATCCACTCACCGCGGGTCGAGTGGGGGCTGGTGATCTTAATTTTGCTCTCCGCCGTCCTTGTGGTGGTGGATATTTTGTGGGTCGGCCAAGGGCAACCCCACGTCGGGCTGATGCTGGCGGAATTACCGCTGCGGATGTGCTTTTTCATTGAACTGTTTGTGCGGTTTGCGATCGCCCGCAAAAAGCGGCGATTTTTCCGTCATTACTGGCTGGATCTGGTGGCCATTTTGCCGATGCCACCGCAGTTCACCCTATTCCGGCTGCTGCCCCTGTTTCGGCTGCCCCGCGCCGCCATTTTAATTAACCGCAATCTGCACTACCTGTCACCGCGGTTTTCGCGGGTGTATAGCGCCCAAATTTCCGCCCTGTTAATGATTGTGTTGATCATGCTCTTTGGCGGGCTGGCATTCTATATCATCGAAGGAACGAGTAACCCCGACATTAAGAACTTGGGGGATGCCCTTTGGTACAGCTTCTTTTCCCTAGTGTCGGCAGAGCCGATTGGGGCCTATCCGCAAACCCATGCCGGACGGGTCATTACCCTTGTGGTGGTGTTGGCGGGGTTAACCCTCTTTGCCGTCTTTACCGGTTTAGTCTCCGCCTTGATGGTCAAGCGTCTCCAGTCGGTTATGAATATTAAAAATTTTGACCTTGACGAGCTGCGCAACCACATTATCCTGTGTGGCTGGAACCGTAGCGCCCCCCTTGTGCTGCAAGAACTGCAAGCGGATCCCCAAACGCGGCACGCCCCTATTGTTATTGTGGTGGAGCTAGAGCAGCTTCCCCTGAATGAACTGCGCAGCGTGGATCAAAACCGCCTGTATTTTCATCAGGGGGACTACACCCGCATCGATGTTTTAGAGAAGGTGCAAATTTACCATGCCTCCCGCGCCATTCTCCTAGCCGATGCCAGCCAACCCCGCAGTGACCAAGATCGGGATGCCCGCACGGTGTTGGCCACCCTCACCATCGAAAAACTGAACCCCAGCATTTACACCTGTGCCCAGCTTCTAGACCGTAACAATAACGTGCAGTTGCAGGCCGCTGGCGTAGAAGACGTGGTGGTGGCAGATGAAATGGCCGGCCACCTGATTGGTAACGCCGTGCGCAACCAAGGTGCCATGGACGTGTTTGCGGAACTGATTACGGTGCAGGTGGGGAACCAGTTTTATCGCCTGCCACTGCCCAGTGCCTTTGCCGCCCAGTCCTTTTGGCAGGTGCAAAGCCACCTCAAAAAAGAGTACGATGCCCTTTTGGTGGCGGTGGAGCGCCGTCTGGATGGCCGCCGCCAAACCTACGTGAACCCGCCCGCTGACTATCCGTTGCAGTTAGGAGATTACGTGGTCCTCATTGCCCGCCAATGCCCCCAGTGGAGCTAG
- a CDS encoding DUF3318 domain-containing protein translates to MTSAASSVARSDLAELRRLKALLPPELQSWVMIEPASGVNPPLITCEEIGKDEVEIQIDLARWDQLAKDQRNLLFWHEVARIQNDTIPRDGWEMAALAIGLGGAVGELWVQDGLLLLLALGLCGFSGWRLYQRNNGEKVLKEAIAADERAIALATRFGYELPNAYKSLGSALKLLIEQSPNRRQRKRYELRLQALKKSAAKAKARMQNLQTDTLPQ, encoded by the coding sequence ATGACCTCTGCTGCTTCCTCAGTTGCCCGCTCTGATTTAGCAGAATTACGCCGCCTCAAGGCGTTGCTACCGCCTGAACTGCAAAGCTGGGTCATGATTGAGCCGGCGAGTGGTGTGAACCCCCCCCTCATTACCTGCGAAGAAATTGGCAAGGATGAGGTGGAGATTCAAATTGACCTTGCCCGCTGGGATCAACTGGCCAAGGATCAGCGAAATCTACTGTTTTGGCATGAGGTGGCGCGCATCCAAAATGACACGATTCCCCGCGATGGCTGGGAGATGGCCGCCCTTGCCATTGGTTTAGGGGGCGCGGTGGGGGAACTCTGGGTACAGGATGGCCTGCTCCTGTTACTGGCTCTTGGGCTGTGTGGCTTTTCCGGCTGGCGGCTGTACCAGCGCAACAACGGTGAAAAGGTGCTTAAGGAAGCCATTGCAGCGGATGAACGGGCGATCGCCCTTGCTACGCGGTTTGGTTATGAACTCCCCAATGCCTACAAAAGCTTGGGCAGTGCCCTGAAGTTACTGATTGAGCAAAGCCCCAATCGTCGCCAGCGTAAGCGCTATGAGCTACGGCTACAGGCCCTGAAAAAAAGTGCCGCCAAAGCTAAAGCCCGGATGCAAAACCTGCAAACCGATACCCTCCCCCAGTAA
- the smpB gene encoding SsrA-binding protein SmpB, whose protein sequence is MSESYKVISDNRNARFQYEILETYECGIVLLGSEVKSIRAGKVNLRDGFARIRNGEVWLFNVHISPHDSTNPSYNHDPLRDRKLLLHKQEIRKLIGKVEQKGLTLVPLKLYLKNGRVKVALGLGRGKKLHDKRADLKQRQDKREMERALKRR, encoded by the coding sequence ATGAGCGAGAGCTATAAAGTTATTAGTGATAATCGGAACGCTCGCTTTCAGTACGAGATTCTTGAGACCTATGAGTGCGGCATTGTGCTGCTCGGCTCGGAAGTCAAGTCGATTCGGGCAGGCAAGGTGAATTTACGGGATGGCTTTGCCCGCATTCGCAACGGTGAAGTGTGGCTTTTTAATGTTCACATTTCTCCCCACGACAGCACCAACCCATCCTACAACCATGATCCCCTGCGCGATCGCAAACTGCTGCTACACAAGCAGGAAATTCGCAAACTGATTGGTAAAGTGGAGCAAAAGGGGTTAACCTTGGTGCCCTTGAAGCTATACCTGAAAAATGGTCGGGTCAAGGTTGCCCTTGGCCTAGGCCGCGGTAAAAAGCTGCACGACAAGCGCGCCGACTTGAAACAACGCCAAGATAAGCGCGAGATGGAGCGTGCCCTCAAACGTCGCTAG
- the folP gene encoding dihydropteroate synthase: MSGWQVGDRALVWGKRTYVMGILNITPDSFSDGGDFFNPASAIAHALEMVTAGADVIDVGGESTRPGASSIPVSAELARVLPVIEGIRQRSAIPISIDTTRAEVARAAVAAGANIVNDVSGGQADAAMFATVAELGVPYILMHRRGTPATMQQLTDYEDLIGDLRRYFQAQTQQAIAQGIPPAHLMLDPGLGFAKTTPQNLQLLRQLSAFKSLGYPLLIGPSRKRFIGDTLHQPDPKARVWGTAVACSHAIGQGADMVRVHDVAAMVQVCRMADALYRQSASP, from the coding sequence GTGAGCGGCTGGCAGGTGGGCGATCGCGCCCTTGTTTGGGGAAAACGCACCTACGTGATGGGGATTTTGAACATTACTCCCGATAGCTTTAGCGATGGCGGTGATTTTTTTAACCCCGCCAGTGCCATTGCCCATGCCCTAGAGATGGTGACCGCAGGGGCAGATGTCATTGATGTGGGGGGGGAGTCCACCCGGCCGGGCGCCAGTTCTATTCCGGTGAGTGCCGAGTTGGCGCGGGTGCTGCCGGTCATTGAGGGGATCCGCCAGCGATCCGCCATTCCCATCTCGATTGATACCACCCGGGCAGAGGTTGCTCGTGCGGCGGTGGCCGCCGGTGCCAACATTGTCAACGATGTCTCTGGAGGGCAGGCGGATGCGGCCATGTTTGCAACCGTGGCGGAACTGGGGGTGCCCTATATCCTGATGCATCGGCGCGGTACCCCCGCCACCATGCAGCAGTTAACCGACTATGAGGATCTCATTGGCGATTTACGGCGCTATTTTCAGGCGCAAACCCAACAGGCGATCGCCCAGGGCATCCCTCCCGCCCACCTGATGTTGGATCCCGGCCTTGGCTTTGCCAAAACCACCCCCCAGAACCTGCAACTGCTACGGCAGTTATCTGCGTTTAAGTCCCTTGGCTATCCACTGCTGATTGGGCCGTCGCGCAAACGCTTTATCGGCGATACCCTCCACCAGCCCGACCCAAAAGCACGGGTTTGGGGCACCGCCGTTGCCTGCTCTCATGCCATTGGCCAAGGGGCTGACATGGTACGGGTACACGATGTGGCCGCCATGGTGCAGGTGTGTCGGATGGCGGATGCCCTCTACCGCCAGAGCGCTTCCCCCTAG